One genomic window of Deinococcus planocerae includes the following:
- a CDS encoding AAA family ATPase, with protein sequence MVKPFPVTDLTTPAEYAAVQERFPEELRRIIAPNLVEIDEIILDLNQPLSVRFGGLRIDYPLVLDPVLFGRIDTEMQSGVTKGWRADGRIGIPGTLHRISRETNLQGASVMITVRIGRALIGVAEPLREVIQDAIDRGVGIAIIGPPFVGKTTLLRDIARIMAERLGRGLIIMDTSNEIGGDSDLAHWIIGKARRVIIGDPQLQGGKYARAIANAAPQALLGDELGYRNDIPIIVENAPRGVPITATLHGRDMVRVVKSQKLWPLLGIRDGRKLDPSTFAIAIEVLDRGHYRVHTDFDRSIEALLDNATPTEGLHEVRVA encoded by the coding sequence ATGGTGAAGCCTTTTCCCGTCACCGACCTCACCACGCCAGCCGAGTACGCGGCGGTGCAGGAGCGCTTTCCCGAGGAACTCCGGCGAATCATCGCCCCCAACCTGGTGGAAATTGACGAGATCATCCTCGACCTGAACCAGCCCCTGAGCGTGCGGTTCGGAGGGCTGCGCATCGACTACCCGCTGGTGCTGGACCCGGTGCTGTTCGGCCGAATTGACACCGAGATGCAGTCCGGAGTGACCAAGGGCTGGCGGGCGGACGGACGCATCGGTATCCCCGGGACCTTGCACCGGATCAGCCGCGAGACCAACCTCCAGGGGGCCAGCGTGATGATCACCGTGCGCATCGGCCGAGCCCTGATCGGCGTCGCCGAGCCGCTGCGCGAGGTCATCCAGGATGCCATCGACCGGGGCGTGGGCATCGCCATCATCGGGCCGCCCTTCGTCGGGAAGACGACCCTCCTCAGGGACATCGCGCGCATCATGGCCGAGCGGTTGGGCCGCGGGCTGATCATCATGGACACCAGCAACGAGATCGGCGGGGACAGCGACCTCGCTCACTGGATCATCGGCAAAGCCCGGCGAGTCATCATCGGGGACCCCCAGTTACAGGGTGGAAAGTACGCGCGCGCGATCGCCAATGCCGCCCCTCAGGCCCTGCTGGGTGACGAGCTCGGGTACCGGAACGACATCCCGATCATCGTCGAGAACGCCCCGCGTGGAGTGCCCATCACCGCCACCCTGCACGGCCGGGACATGGTGCGAGTGGTGAAGAGCCAGAAGCTCTGGCCGCTGCTGGGTATCCGGGACGGCCGGAAGCTCGACCCCAGCACCTTCGCTATCGCCATCGAGGTTCTGGACCGCGGCCACTACCGGGTCCACACCGACTTCGACCGGAGTATCGAGGCCCTGCTCGACAACGCCACCCCCACCGAAGGTCTTCACGAAGTTCGCGTCGCCTGA